The Cytobacillus firmus genome segment TTACCGGGAGTAAGAACACCTTTTCAGCATGTACAAACTCAATCAAGCTGGCATTTGTATATGCTTTCGCTAAATTTGGAACAGTTAAATGTCGGGAGAAGAGAAATATTTGAAGCACTGCGGGCTGAGAATATAGGAGTCCATGTTCATTATATTCCTGTGTATTTGCACCCATACTATCAGAAGCTTGGGTATGAAAAAGGTTTATGTCCAGCAGCTGAGAAATGGTATGAATCTGCTCTAACCCTCCCTTTATATCCGAAGATGTCAGACGAAGACATTAAGTCTGTAATAAAGGGTGTTGAAAAGGTGATAGGTCATTATTTAATTTGATAATCATTTCTCCTTGAAAACATATTCAGGGAGATTTTTTAATTCTGACCATAAGTTTATTAACAATAAAAGAGATTCGCCGATATAAAATCTAGGATTATATCAGGGAGTTGTTCACAATGGAAATCAAAACTGTTTCGCCTTCATCAGCTTCAGCAAAACCAATCGTTGCAGACAGGACAGCAGGAGAAAAATCCAAGATAATAGAACAACAACACGAAGAGCAGCAGATGGATGTGAAAAAGGAAAAAGACGAAAAAAAGGTATTAACTAAGGAAGAAGCAGAACATGTAGTTAACGGCATGAATGAATTTCTAAAACCCCAATTTACATCGCTTCAGTTTAAGATTCATGACGAGACTGAGCGTTATTATGTAGAAGTCGTGGATCAGGATAGCAAGAAGGTAATTAGAGAGATTCCTGCAAAACAGCTGTTAGATATGTATGCAAAAATGACTGATTTTTTAGGATTGTTTATTGATAAGAAGTTTTAGAAAGGAGAGACAGATTTGGATTCTATTCGATTTTCAGGCTTAGCCAGCGGACTTGATACACAGTCAATAGTGGATTCAATGATGAGAGCCGAACGCATGCCGCTGGACCGTATGAAACAAAAACAGCAGGTTGTTGAGTGGCAGCGTGATAAATACAGGGATATGAATAAACTCCTTAAGGAATTTGATACGTTTATTTTTGATGGGATTTTTCGTCAATCCAATATGCTCAAAAAGACAGTAACAAGCTCCAATACTGACTTTGTTACAGCAACTGCCAGTTCAGATGCGGGGCAAGTTTCATATAAGATCGAGAATGTTACTCTTGCAACCTCTGCCAGACGGGAAAGTACAGCTGGAATTAGTGCTGCATCTTCTACAAAACTTGACTCATCAAAAAGTTTATGGTCACAGCGTGATAAATTAGCAAATTCCGCTGATATTGGATGGGAGCAGGAGGCAAAAAATCAAACTTTTACAGCTCCTAAAGGCGGCGCAAGCCAGTATCAATTGGCGACTGGAGCAGTGTCAGGGTTACCTGCAGCTATTGATGTGAAAAAGGCTGACGGAACAGCCGCTAGCAGCTTTCAGGTGGTGGAAGGAGCTATTCCAGCCCCGGCTGATCGTGCTTCAGATAAAGTTTATATTGACAGTAATACAGGCTTAATGGCGTTTGGCACCTCATTAGAGGAAGGTCAAAAGTTTGATATATCATATGAACATAATTATATCGAGTTTAATATTAAAACTTTAAATGAAGACGGAACTGCTAATGTTAGGGCGAACGATTTTAAGTATAGCGGTACAACTTCGCTTAATACTATATTTAGTGAAATTAATAAATCCAATGTTGGCATTAATATGTTTTATGACAGCGGCTCTGATAAAGTAGTGGCTCAGCGGCAGGCTACCGGGAATATGTCAGCAGGTCCGGAAATGCTATTTCTCAATAGTAAGACAAGCACAAGTACTGCAAGTGAGCATTCCTTTTTCACCAGCGTTTTAAAGATTGATGATGCAAGTGAAACTGACGGTACAGATGCACAGTACACTATTAATGGACTGCAAACGTCTAGAAAATCAAATACATTTACCATGAATGATGTAACTTTTACATTGAAGAAGAGCTCTGGTGCTGAATCAGCAACAGCAACAGTAAATGTAAATTCCGATACAGAAGCGATATTTGATACTGTAAAGAAATTTATTGAAAAATATAATGAAATGATCGGTAAAATTAACGGCGAATTGACAGCGGAGCGTTATGGTTCCTTTATGCCTTTAACGGATGAGCAGAGACAAGCGATGGGTGAAAAGGAAATTGAGCAATGGGAAGAAAAAGCAAAAAGCGGGCTTCTGAGACGTGATTTCCTGTTGTCTGGCGGACTTACAAAGATGAGAACAGATTTGTATACCGAAATAAAAGTAAATGCTGTAACAAGGGCAGATAGTGATTATAATCAGCTGGCGGAAATTGGAATCAAGTCTACTAAAGATTATCTTGAGCGAGGTAAGCTTGAGATTGATGAAACCAAATTAAAAGCAGCCATTGAAAATAATCCAGAAGCTGTTTACCAGTTATTCATGGCAGATGGACCTACCTATCAGGAAAAAGGGCTTGCCCGAAGATTACGTTCTACGGTCGATGAAACTTTAAAGAAAATAGAAGAAAAGGCAGGAAACACTTTTAAAACAGAACACAATTATTCAATGGGTAAAGACATCCTGCGAATGAAGAGCAGCATAGAGAGCTTTGAAGAGAGACTTAAGATGAGAGAACAGCGCTATTGGGATCAATTCAATGCGATGGAAAAAGCGATGCAGCAGATGAACAATCAATCCTCTCAGCTAATGGCCCAATTAGGATCTATGATGCAATCCGGTTAACTCGTCCGATTTTTCTTTGTGAGACTTAAGATTATTTTATCAAGAGGGTGAGTAGACATTGAGTTTAAACATGCCGCATCAAGCTTATAAGCAAAATTCGGTAAATACAGCCACACCAGGAGAGTTGACACTGCTTCTTTATAATGGTTGCTTAAAGTTCATGAAGCTAGCTAAAATTGCGATTCAAGAGAATAACATTGAGCAGCGCAATATAAATTTAATCAAAGCTCAAAATGTTGTTCAAGAACTTATGCTGACTTTGAATATGGATGTTGAAATATCAAAGAGTATGATGCAAATGTACGACTATATTTTTCAAAGACTAATTGAAGCTAATACTAAAAATAGCATCGAAATTATTGATGAAGTCGAAGGTTATGTTTTGGAGTTTCGCAACACGTGGAAAGAAGTTATTCAATTGGCCAAGAAACCACAATATGCAGAAAGCGGAAAAGCGTAGTGGAAGAACTCATTTTGTTTATTAAAAAGACAAAAGAGCTGCAAAATCACCTGGAAAAAGAACTCCCTGTGGATGAGAGAGAAGTATATATCCAAGAATTAAACCAGTTACTGGAGGAAAGGCATAAACTTCTTAATCAGCTTCCGGATCTTTCTTCTAAGGTAGAAAATGAAGTGAAATTAGAATTAATGACGATGGAAGAAAAGTTAAAACCGCTTTTAAATCACAAGCTTAATGTAATTAAAATGGAAATCAGGACCTTACAGCTGAAAAAAGTTAAGAATAACCAATATGAAAACCCTTATGGCAACATCACCGCAGACGGAATGTATCTGGACAGGAAGAAATAAAGTGTGATGAGGTGGTCTCGTGGATATAGCTTTATTATCTATGGTGCTAAAACAAGGTCAGTTTCAGCAGCAAGCCTCCATATCAATCTTAAAAACAGCTATGGAGCAGGCAGAGGTTAATGCAGAGTCGATAACTAGCATGTTATCCGGAGGGGAAGTACAGGCCCTCCAGCAAGCAGCCCAGCCCCATTTGGGCGGACATATTGATTTAAAAGGATGAGCAGTGAAATAAGCTGCTCGTTTTTTTATTACTTCACGAATTCGACAAATTTTCTCAATCTTTTTACCAGTTTCAGCAGGAGTTTTTAGGGGTAAAATAGAAATATAAATATATAGTCTTAATATACTTTTAAGACTAGGCATTCTTTTACAGACGCTTAGATTTTAGTTAGCGTTCTGAGGAAGTCGCCATTGTATAATGAGAAGGAGGAGTTCACGTATGAATTACAACATTCGTGGTGAAAACATTGAGGTAACTCCAGCAATTAGAGAGTACGTAGAGAAGAAAATTGCGAAGTTAGAAAGGTATTTTACTGAAACTCCTGATGCAAATGTACATGTAAACTTAAAAACGTATAACAATAACCGTTCTAAAGTGGAAGTAACGATTCCGATGCCGAACCTGGTTCTCCGAGCAGAGGAAGATCATGATGATATGTATGCAGCGATTGATCTGATTACCGATAAATTGGAGCGTCAAATCCGCAAACATAAAACAAAAGTGAACCGTAAATTCCGCGAGAAGGGCAATCTGACTGCTGTGTTTGCAGCGTTGGAAAATGAGGCAGAGCCACCTGAACTGGATGAGGAGGATAACGATCTTGAAGTTGTCCGCCAAAAGAGCTTCGACTTGAAGCCAATGGACAGTGAAGAGGCGATCCTGCAAATGAACATGCTGGGCCACAGCTTCTACGTTTTCACAAATGCAGAGTCTAACTTAACGAATGTCGTGTACAAGCGTAAAGATGGCCGCTATGGTCTGATTGAAGCGCAATAATAATACGTGAAAACCCCGCTGTGTGAGGCGGGGTTTTCGTTTTGTGCGGGTTCGCAGTTGGGCTATTTGCAGGAATGGGCCTGCTATTTGCAAATTTGCCGTTCTATTTGCAGATATCAAGCTCTATTTGCGAGAATCGCTCTACTATTTGCAGGTTTTCCGGGTCTATTTGCATCGTTCACATCTTCACCTAAAACGACACTGCCAAAACCCCGTCTAAACCGTAAACTTCTCCAATTCCCTCTCCATCACATCAGTCATTTCCTTCAGCTGCTCCACTTTCACCATAACCTGCTCAAACGCGCGAAGCTGCTCTTCGGTAGAAGCGGAGATTTCCTCAGTCCCGGCAGCTGTTTCCTCGGTTACCGCCGAAATGTTTTCCACAGCGCTTATAACCTGCTGACTCATCTCACTGGAGCTCTTCATATCTTCAACTAGTTTTTCCAAATGGCTGTGAATGCCGGAAACATGTTCAGAAATGGATTCAAAGACCTGTTCCGTCTCGCTCATCGACTGGGATTGCTCTTTTGAAAGGGCATGTCCCTGCTCAGTGGCATTGTAAATATTGCTGATTCCATTTTGAATATTGCTGACCATTGAGGCGATCAGATCGGTTGCTTTGGAAGAAGAATCGGCGAGTTTCCGTACTTCTTCTGCCACAACCGCAAATCCTTTACCTGCTTCACCGGCACGGGCTGCTTCAATTGCTGCATTTAATGCCAGCAGATTGGTTTGATCCGCAATATCTTTCACCGTGTTAGCTGCCCCTTCAATTTCCTTGGTGAACTGGGCAAATTCACTGACTGAATTTCTAATATGGTTAGACGAACTTGAGATCTCGTCCGCAAGTTTCATTTGTTTTTCTAGAGACACTCTGCCATGGTGAACTGATTCCAATGCCTGTGTGCTTTGCACAGCACTTTCGGCACTCGACTGATGGACAGCTGAAAATTGCTCACCCATCACGCTCATTAACTCGGCAGTTGCCTGAACGTCTTCAGAAATGGCCTGGCTGCCTCTCGCCAATTCGTCGGTTGAAACGGCCACCTGGCTGCTGCTTTCATTTAAGCTGTGCATATAGGAAGCCACATCCCCGGCAAATCCTTTTACATTCTGGCTGACCTCTTCTATGGATTGCACGGTTCCTTTTAGGTTCAACACCATTTTTGAGAAGGCTTCCGTTAGTTTATCCACTTCATAGCGGCTATTCTCTTTAAAGATGAGCTGTGATAAATCTGCTGTTAAATCGCCCTCTGAAATTTTCTCTGCTTTTTCCACAATCGCATTGATTGGCTTTGTAATTCCTCGGGCAGCCATCCATGAGAAGACAGCTGATAAAAGAATAAGCAACGCGCTTCCTATGAGGGAAGAATTCGTGATAAAGGCGATTTTCTGGCTGGTTTCCTGAAGAATGCCTTCATACCATTCATTTGTGCGCTTCTTTAAAAGGTGCATATCATTTAATATGCCGGAAATCCGTATGCTCTGGCGCTTGATTTCCGCTTTGTTTCCCTTGTTGAAGGCTTCAGTTGAAACTTTCGATAGCTCTGCATACTTTCCTTCAATGCTGCCGATGATTTTCTTATGCTCGGGTACTGTGGCAACCGAAGAGAGGGAAGCCAGGTTTTCCTGGACCTCTGTCATCATGGTGAGTGCTTGGTCCTTGTTGGCGTCACTTGAATTGTATGTGTAATTGGCAAGCGACTGGCTTGTCACCACCAGGCTTTGCTCCAGGTCCTTCACTTTCAGCAGAAGTTCCACATCATCTTTAGCGGAGCTTTGTATGTTCAGTGTTTGGTATATGATAAAGCCAATCATGCTGACCGAGAGTGCGAGCGGGATCAGCGTGACAATAATGAGGCGTTTTCGTAATGTCATTTTGGAACTCCTTTATTCAGCTTTTACTGTGATTTTTCCAGCGATTATGTCTTCGGTTGCTTTTTTTAATGCAGCTTTCTGTTCCTCTGTTAAGGAAATTACGCGAATCTCAGAAAGGCCGACACCGTTTTCTGCCAGTCCCCATTCATATGAGGAAGCTTCGATTTTTCCGTTTTCCGTCAATTCCTTAGCCAGGTTAAATACAGCAATGTCAATGTTTTTGACCATAGATGTGGCAACGGCTTTTTCTGCAACAAAATACTGATCGGAATCGACACCGCCTGCAAGCACGCCTTTTTCTTCGGCTTTTTTCAGTGCGCCAAAACCGGTGAATCCGGCAGCAGGGTAGATAAAGTCGGCACCTGCAGCAATTTGTTTGTCAGCAATTTTCCCGCCGAGAGCGGCGTTTCCAAAATCTCCGGCATATTCACTTAATACTTCTATTTTCGGATTGAAATGCTTTGCTCCTTGCACAAATCCATTTTCAAAATGGTGGATGACGGGGACATCAACGCCGCCGATAAATCCCAGTTTGCCTGTTTTGCTTGTCATGGCAGCGAGCATTCCGACAAGGAAGCTGCCTTCATGCTCCTTAAACGTAAGTGAGACCACATTATCAAGCTCGGAAACAGCATCAATCAGCAAAAATTGCTTGTCAGGATATTTTTCCGCCGTTTTTTCAAGTGCTTCCTGTGCTGTGAAACCCAGTCCGATGATCAGGTCATGATCTTCTTTGACCAGCTCTTCAAGCGGCTTTTCAAAATTCCCGTCAGGCGCTTCTTTGTAATCAAACAGAATGCCCAGCTCATCACGGGCTTTTTCCAGGCCACGGAATGCAGAGTCGTTAAAAGACTCATCTCCAAGTCCAGTGTCCGATAAGAGAATGCCAATTTTATATTCTTTATGTTGGTTTGTGCTTTGTTCAGAGGCAGAGCAGGCTGCCAAAAGTAAACTGAACATCAGCAGGAAGAGTAATAGTTTTTTCAAGATAGACCTCCATGTTATTATATTTCGC includes the following:
- the fliS gene encoding flagellar export chaperone FliS → MSLNMPHQAYKQNSVNTATPGELTLLLYNGCLKFMKLAKIAIQENNIEQRNINLIKAQNVVQELMLTLNMDVEISKSMMQMYDYIFQRLIEANTKNSIEIIDEVEGYVLEFRNTWKEVIQLAKKPQYAESGKA
- a CDS encoding methyl-accepting chemotaxis protein, whose amino-acid sequence is MTLRKRLIIVTLIPLALSVSMIGFIIYQTLNIQSSAKDDVELLLKVKDLEQSLVVTSQSLANYTYNSSDANKDQALTMMTEVQENLASLSSVATVPEHKKIIGSIEGKYAELSKVSTEAFNKGNKAEIKRQSIRISGILNDMHLLKKRTNEWYEGILQETSQKIAFITNSSLIGSALLILLSAVFSWMAARGITKPINAIVEKAEKISEGDLTADLSQLIFKENSRYEVDKLTEAFSKMVLNLKGTVQSIEEVSQNVKGFAGDVASYMHSLNESSSQVAVSTDELARGSQAISEDVQATAELMSVMGEQFSAVHQSSAESAVQSTQALESVHHGRVSLEKQMKLADEISSSSNHIRNSVSEFAQFTKEIEGAANTVKDIADQTNLLALNAAIEAARAGEAGKGFAVVAEEVRKLADSSSKATDLIASMVSNIQNGISNIYNATEQGHALSKEQSQSMSETEQVFESISEHVSGIHSHLEKLVEDMKSSSEMSQQVISAVENISAVTEETAAGTEEISASTEEQLRAFEQVMVKVEQLKEMTDVMERELEKFTV
- the hpf gene encoding ribosome hibernation-promoting factor, HPF/YfiA family produces the protein MNYNIRGENIEVTPAIREYVEKKIAKLERYFTETPDANVHVNLKTYNNNRSKVEVTIPMPNLVLRAEEDHDDMYAAIDLITDKLERQIRKHKTKVNRKFREKGNLTAVFAALENEAEPPELDEEDNDLEVVRQKSFDLKPMDSEEAILQMNMLGHSFYVFTNAESNLTNVVYKRKDGRYGLIEAQ
- the flaG gene encoding flagellar protein FlaG, coding for MEIKTVSPSSASAKPIVADRTAGEKSKIIEQQHEEQQMDVKKEKDEKKVLTKEEAEHVVNGMNEFLKPQFTSLQFKIHDETERYYVEVVDQDSKKVIREIPAKQLLDMYAKMTDFLGLFIDKKF
- the fliD gene encoding flagellar filament capping protein FliD; this translates as MDSIRFSGLASGLDTQSIVDSMMRAERMPLDRMKQKQQVVEWQRDKYRDMNKLLKEFDTFIFDGIFRQSNMLKKTVTSSNTDFVTATASSDAGQVSYKIENVTLATSARRESTAGISAASSTKLDSSKSLWSQRDKLANSADIGWEQEAKNQTFTAPKGGASQYQLATGAVSGLPAAIDVKKADGTAASSFQVVEGAIPAPADRASDKVYIDSNTGLMAFGTSLEEGQKFDISYEHNYIEFNIKTLNEDGTANVRANDFKYSGTTSLNTIFSEINKSNVGINMFYDSGSDKVVAQRQATGNMSAGPEMLFLNSKTSTSTASEHSFFTSVLKIDDASETDGTDAQYTINGLQTSRKSNTFTMNDVTFTLKKSSGAESATATVNVNSDTEAIFDTVKKFIEKYNEMIGKINGELTAERYGSFMPLTDEQRQAMGEKEIEQWEEKAKSGLLRRDFLLSGGLTKMRTDLYTEIKVNAVTRADSDYNQLAEIGIKSTKDYLERGKLEIDETKLKAAIENNPEAVYQLFMADGPTYQEKGLARRLRSTVDETLKKIEEKAGNTFKTEHNYSMGKDILRMKSSIESFEERLKMREQRYWDQFNAMEKAMQQMNNQSSQLMAQLGSMMQSG
- a CDS encoding YjfB family protein translates to MDIALLSMVLKQGQFQQQASISILKTAMEQAEVNAESITSMLSGGEVQALQQAAQPHLGGHIDLKG
- a CDS encoding BMP family lipoprotein, whose product is MKKLLLFLLMFSLLLAACSASEQSTNQHKEYKIGILLSDTGLGDESFNDSAFRGLEKARDELGILFDYKEAPDGNFEKPLEELVKEDHDLIIGLGFTAQEALEKTAEKYPDKQFLLIDAVSELDNVVSLTFKEHEGSFLVGMLAAMTSKTGKLGFIGGVDVPVIHHFENGFVQGAKHFNPKIEVLSEYAGDFGNAALGGKIADKQIAAGADFIYPAAGFTGFGALKKAEEKGVLAGGVDSDQYFVAEKAVATSMVKNIDIAVFNLAKELTENGKIEASSYEWGLAENGVGLSEIRVISLTEEQKAALKKATEDIIAGKITVKAE